The DNA region ATGAACCCTAGGCTTCTTCTCCTCTTATTTCccttcaaaaatcgcgttttcagctttcagacgcgtcagacaatccgacccggccgggttgtatttttgaactggaaattcaacccggccgggtcaccATTTTAGGACAGTTGCTGGATTCTGgctcaacccggccgggttgtatttttgcactgtaaattaacccggccgggttaccTGTGCGCGGCTTTCGTAaatcggccatatctctctcatccgaactccgattagGGCGTTTgagatacccacgcgaagctctttcgaagacgaagagaatgatatgcagtGGGTGTTAATTGGAATTCAAAATCTCTAGAAGAATTGTCTCAAACCAAGGCTGCTGCATATCCACCTATTTTAcacctttttctacacattcttaacaaaaaggtcaacataccaacataatagagaagtagatataaacacgcctaataatagacgaaatatgatcacattcatacaaaaccaccctctaaaatcatgtaaaatccaagtatgtcaaTTTATAAAATCTATATGTCTATATTTAGGTAGACGACGCTTAATATGATCTATATATCTATATTTAGGTAGACGACACTCAATATGCCTGAATTGCATTTAATGTTTGAATAAGCGGTAACAATTAGTAATTATTTTGATATTAGTTATTAGAACTTCTCTTTTGGCTTAGAGCTATTATGAGatcattattttttgttaaacgATGATTGACGGataacatttaaatatgtaatgcTAAAAATTTGGCGAATAAAGAagaatatagtactccatataaaatAGGAAAGTAAGTACATATATACGTACATGCATTGTGTGGGCAAAATCAATAATACTTGTATGCACACAAATGAggattaaataaaatgatgagaAAAATTAAAGTCATAATGGAATGACTTTGTTGGCATTGGGTAAGTCACGCTTATAAATGATGGTTTATAATCATGATACACTATATATCCATCATCATACCCGTATATGCGTGTTTAATCATTCTTGGAGCAATGAATTGCCTTCACCTTTCGATTTTCCCTTCCATTTTTCTTCCTTTATTTTACGACTAATTCATTCTCATATTTAAGTATTTTCTGGCATTTTTGTTACATATTGTGTTCACATAAAATTTAAAGTAGTGTACTCCTACTTATATCTAAAGCTCCCAAAATAATACAAGTTTTACAATTCGTACATACTCCCGATAGACTATAGTACTATAACTTTTAGCACAAATAAAAATGTAAGTAGTCAATTTTAAGTGTTTAACAACTAGAAGTCTATAAGTATTACGTAAAAATTCTGAATTAAGTTATCTGATAAGCTGGGATATATTAGATGGTGTTTGTGACATCTTTTTCATTACGAATTTTTGGATTCAAATATTGACCTCATATACAATTAGACACGAAGgccaaatataaaaaattaatcagttagatatgaaaaaaaattaccaaaaattattaaaaactcaTTTGGGGTCTACTTTGACCAAGGTTAGGGCCCAACAGGTTGGATTAATTTAATCTGGCAGCATACATTACTTTTCGGTGGACGGTGATGAGTCGCGTGCGCCGTTATTAATCATATCTCATCTTCCAAATTTAttcatcaaaatataaaaatacatttttatCGATGCTCTTAATTCAGTACAGTAAGGTGGCGTTCGGTtaccatgactaatatcatgagactatccatctaggattaagttgtgagattattttagttggagggggaggctatgactaattattatgagactatccatctaggattaagttgaagggttcaatcttatgaaccaaacatgatacatatttaatcatgagatttaatattgccaaccgaacacccctaaTAGTATACTTCAAAACATATGAGACTGctcaaatattttaattttgcatATGATCAATCTTTTAAATATTCGAAATGCACTTTATCTATACAAATCTATATATCAATGAGAAAATATTGGAAAATACTTAAAAGAAAAGGATATTCTCTCCACTGTGAATTGACAATGAGTACTTAATGATGAATCTGATTCTCTGTATGAGGTGGTGGATATTATATTAaactaaaaatcaaaataacttTAATAAGGTTCCAAGTTTAGTTGAAACGGCGACGTTTGGCTGGTCAAACGTCAGAGCTAATAATTTGACATGTGCGGCTTGATTAATTTTTCATGCCATACTAATTTGAGAGCTGAAGCAgcaaattttcataattaatggaatatatgaattataaataaataaataagtaattTTAGAAGTTGTTAGGATTCCAAGAGGGGAAGAATAGAGTTGTCAACTGGGCCCAGCAGGCCCGGCTCGTTAGAGAAATGGAACGGGCTCGGGCTGGGCTTGTTGAGTGTAACAGGCTCTATTTGGGCCTATTTGTAAACCCAGGACCGGCCCAGGACCAGGCACGCTAGCAGCCCAGGCCCAGCCCAGCCCGAGCCCAggcccagcccagcccagcccagcTTCAACCCACTCCTATAAATGCATGTAATTGTATTCCCTATGGAAACTCCAGCTTAGTTTTGCTGCATCGGAAAAACATACATACATAGAAATATTCCCTAAGAAAATACATCGTTTACACCGGAAAACGGGAATCCATACAGCAATTGAAAAGAATTAACTACATACATTAAGAAATCAGCGAATGTATTAAACGGAGTAAGGCTGGGGCTACCCTGTTAGtccaatttataaatatagtgATCGCAATTGAGAAAGAGATATGGAGAGGAACGGACTGTGGCAGGCGCGATGTAAGAGAGACGAGACATCAAACCAGACGGTGTCCTTTCCGGAAGGGATGGAAGAGCTTAACAGTGCTTTCGCGTCCCCTCCTCCGTCGGCTTCAGCCATAATCAAACTCATCCCTTTTCAGTATCCCGTTTCGTGAGTTCGTGTGCGTGTGATAAAGAGAGTGGAAGAGAGATTCTAACTCAGACCGGCCCAACCCAGCTCGGCCCGGCCCAGCTCGGCCCACTGACCAAGTGGGTCTGGGCTGGGCTGGGTTGAGATATATGAAAATAAGCCCGGCCCGGCACAGCTCGTTTCAGACCCTGGTCCTGGACCGAGCTGGGCCTCAACACCCTCGGGCCTCGTCGGGCCTGGGCCGAGCTGGGCTAGCCCGGCCCAGTTGACAACTCTAGGGAAGAAGGACTGAAGGAGCAAATATCTTCGTGAATCAAATTTGGTGGCCATATAGGATACTGTATAGTACCATTTTAATTGTATAAACCAAACTctttaattacataaaaatgcatttttcttttccttgacACCTACTGTCTTTACACAGCCTACAATGTTGTCTATGAGAGTCATCCACAATAaaattactagtactagtagaacaaataattttaaaattaatgataaATGCAAAATTGTGACCCACAAAAAGTGAAGGTCAAGGACTTATtgcttttttactttttattattttttctttctttatggaGTAATACTATGttttaaaattatcatttaaatttaattgtttttattttctattattgtagtactatttttaatatatgagtgtctattatatttcaattaattataaatattatgcTCCTTTGGTCCCAAGGTAATtgagttgtatttttttttttattccaaagtaattgagtcatttcattttttattaaaaactaTATTTCTTCTTTTGCTTTACCCTTtctccatttcattttttagcaAGCAAACTAGTGAGTGATGACCTATAAAAATTAGTGAGTCCAGCTTGAGTTATTATCCGACGAAAATGAACAGTTGAGTGTAGGTTCTTTATTGGGCCTGTTTGGGCTGTGATTTGGGCTACTTTGGTCTTATCTTTGCCTTAACTTATTTCACTCGTGGACTACGTTAAGCCCAGGCTAATTCCACCATTCCctgatttcttttttctcccatttctttttatttatttcctcatataatttcaaaaattttacaCGAACACTTGTTATCAACTTCAATTTTCCTTCCTGCATAGAATAGTAGTCGAGctagaaatataaataacacttctctacaattttattttattgagatATTGTAAGTTAGGcaaaggaaagaagaagaggaaaaaaCATCatgttaaataatttataaaaaaaaccatTTGTCTTAAACTTGGAGGTGATCTTTCAAGACATGGAGAAGCCATTCCTTTCTTTGTAGCAACAAAGTTCCTTGGAGTCAAATCTTGGCATATTATTATTACCTCTCCTATTTAAACCTATTACTCTTTACTCTTACCACAACAACATTCTAGAACAATTATTCTTTCTCATCTTCAAAAGTAACACAACAAAATGCCAATTTACTCCTCAGATTCAGATGATGCACAGTCGCCTTCAATCCCAAGAAGATTGTTTGGAAGAGAAAAGCCATTGCATTCCCTTTTCGGAGGAGGGAGAGGTCTATTTCACTTACCAATTTCATGATTctctatgcattatatattttcaATTGATTTCAATTGGGTAAATACTAGTAAAAGGTGACcatatatactcctatattcACAATTAAATAAAGGGGTTTAATTTATTGCAGCTGCTGACATATTGCTATGGAGAGAGAAGAATTTATCAGCAGCAATATTAATTGGATCGACAGTGATTTGGTCTTTATTTGAAGTTGGAGAATACAACTTCATCACTCTTCTTTGCTATATTTTCATGACTACTATGTTAATTTTGTTCATATGGTCTTCGGGTGCAGGCATAATTGAAtggtaattttttttacatatacTAATCTGTCATAAATTGTTTCCCACTAAGTATAATAAAGAAATGTTTAAAATGATTTGGTATATATTGATGTCCAGGAATCCTCCTCGGCCAATTACGATCCCCGAATCCACATTTCGATGGCTGTTTGCAGAAATCAATAGATTTTTATACaaattttattacatttcttgtGGGCAAGATTTGAAGACTTTCTTTGtggtattaattttatttatttatttttataaatttatgaatAGGGTGATACTTTTTCATTAATTTAGATCTCGTTTCGTCTATGGATGCAGACGATCGCAATTCTGTGGATAATATCGGGGATAGGAAACTACTTCAGCTCCTTGAACCTGTTATACCTTGGTAGGCTACATTGTTTTGATAAATCAAtttataataaacaaataataaatgaGTGATTGAAAATGTGAAGGATTTGTTTGCGTGATGACTTTACCGGCACTGTACGAACGGTATCAAGATGAGGTGGATTATTTGGCGGGAAGAGGAAGCAGGGATGTCAAGAAAATGTATAGGAAAATTGATCGTAGATTTCTTAACAAGATTCCAAGAGGCCCAGTCAAGGATAAGAAGAAATAttgaattatactactaatccTTATACAGTATGTTAAATATTTGAAATTGGTGGAATGAATGATTGTTATATTAATTGGAAATTTGAAATAATTGGttgaacttgcaatttcatcaataatataaaaatttgtgCATTTTATCAATCTTTCGGTAAAAATTAACACGAAATTATGCGTTACTCTCTCCATATTAAATAAAGTGAGACTAAATCGAATTTGTTGTgttaaagaaaaatcagaacaaatttgtaattttaacaAGGCTGAAACAAAAAATAGAATATGTCATCAATGAAAGGTTACAAAGATAGGGGAAAATGGTAACATATCGCGTTTTCTGAAATGTGACATATAAATAAACGCTACGAAATAATTTAGGAATACATTGATAATAATTGtcataatactaatattttaccAGTGAGCGTTATTCTTCATCCTTGACGGAATATGGTCGATATTGTTGGTAACAATTTAACAGCTAATAACCGTccttattttctttattaattaCTCTAGTAGCTTCTAATCCGCATATTTCTAAATTTGTAGAAGCATCAAAATAGGCATGTGATCTAATCATGGAATTAGAAGAATCTTATTTTTCTCTtattggagtataattttttagaCAACATAGAGTGTCAAAGCGAGTCTACTTTTAATTGTTCCTTAAATATGGCCAGTATTTTGCAATATTGTCTAAACCCAAAAATATGTAACTAAAAAACACTCCATTAGATAAAAATGGCCAGATTGATCAAtagcattttttttatcaacaaaacGATATTTTTATGAGCAAAAGTGATTTAATCCAACTTTATACAAGTTGTCGTGCCTCAACTTTGTGGTTCAAGTTAAACAAAATAATGTAGGCactttagtttaattttttctGCTCGTAAAATTATTTGATTATCTTGTCTCTTGTCTGCATTTTGCAGCAATTTAGTTTTTTCTTAGTCCCTGATTAAGTTCTTTGATTTTCCAAAATTATGAGGTTCTTTATGTTAAGTTACACGAATCtacacaaaatattttaaaactaaattatGGTGAAAAAATAGTACACGCTACACTATAGCATACTAGTACATGTCtatttgcatttaattttattgcTCTCATGCTTTTTgacgaaaaaaaaatatactcctactcCCTCCTCTCATCTTTCATAATATATGtcacactttttctttttttttaatttgtcttaCAAAATAGGtcacattttctcttttaaaaaaagttccttctcacattaattataaaattatattttctctcatcacttaacacacaaaataacatctgcTAAAATAATATACCATCTACCTTGAGATGGAGGGAATACAATAGTCTTCACTCCCCATAGGATAAGTATGGAAAATTTAAAGATTTGGACTTAACATATAAAATCCGACAACTAGTCCATCCTTATTTATCTACTCACAACTCTGTCAATGTGAACTAAAGTTAATCACAAAAGTCGAGATTCTCGgttcaaacttcaaacaaaTAAAGTTCAAAGTCATTTTTTGGTCAAATAATCAACTCTACTAACCTTATATTGCAGATTATTTAATGAAACTACAATCCAATTAACTTACCCAACAAAATAGCCAATCCTTGGGAAACAGCAGTCCATTCTTAACTCCAATTCCATTCCCTAGTGTAGCATTCCCAATTGTAAATTTGCTATCATCtcttatttcaaaataaaaaataatatccCTGTACTAATAGGTTTAATATTCaaagtaaataaaatgaataaggACCATAAGCTTACTCGTTAATAAATGGAGTAGTACTTCATACTCGTACAATTCACCTGTAAAAATAGATACAGAAGATCTTTTAACAGTGACTTCTATTATCACAACTGGCATTTCCCGCTACAGAGTTAACACAGTACACTGCCAAATTTAACCaagatggatggatggatggattCATTCAGTGCTTCCTTTTCGTTTTTTGCATTGTTGTTTTATCTCTCGGATAAAACAACTTTGCATAGCTGAAAACAACTTTACCTTTTCCCCAAAACGACTTTTTTTTTTGCTCTTCTCCATACATTCTTCCCTACTGTCAAAGCTTTCACACAAacctactctctctctctctctctctctctctctctctctctcatcttctTGGTTCCTGCTGCACAAAAGGTAAAGATTACCCTTTTCTTCAATCTTGTAGGTGTATTTGCAACTGTCATTTTCTTGAAAAATGTTAGCTTTTCTTGCCTTCTTGCTTTTCAATTTGCTAAATTTTGGTGTTGTGAGTTCTGTAAATGAAGAAGGGGTAGCTCTGTTATCATTCAAGAATTCCATCACATTGGACCCTGAAGGAACTCTTAGTAATTGGAACACCTCAGATGAAACCCCATGTTCATGGAATGGCATTACATGCAATGAACAGAGAGTTGTATCTCTCAGCATTCCCAAAAAGAAACTCTCTGGGTTTCTCTCGTCCTCTCTAGGATCCCTCTCTGAGCTAAGGCATGTTAATTTGAGGAGTAATAGGTTGTTTGGGGGGTTGCCCTCTGATCTTTTCAAGGCTGAGGGGCTGCAAAGTTTGGTTCTTTATGGAAATTCCTTTTCTGGAGTTTTGCCATTTGAGGTTGGCAATCTTGATTATCTTATAACATTAGATTTGTCTGAGAATTTCTTTAATGGGTCATTGCCATCTTCATTGGTTAAGTGCAAGAGGTTGAGGAATCTTGGTCTTAGGCAGAATAATTTTATTGGCTCTTTGCCTAGTGAGTTTGGAAAGAATTTGGTTTTGCTGGAAAAACTTGATCTTTCCCACAATAGCTTTAGTGGTTCTATTCCTGGTGATTTGGGCTATCTTTCTAATTTACAAGGAACTGTTGACTTGTCTTATAACAAGTTTAACGGTTCGATTCCGGCTAGTCTTGGTAACCTGCCTGAGAAGGTTTACATTGATCTCACTTATAACAATTTGAGGGGCCCAATTCCTCAGAATGGTGCTCTTGTAAACCGAGGACCTACGGCCTTTATTGGGAATCCGGGACTCTGTGGTCCTCCGTTGAAGAATCTTTGTTCGTCTGACAGTGAGGCGAATCCACCTTCTTCGTTTCCAAACTTGCCTAGCAACTACCCTCCGGGGAAGAATGGTGGTGGTGGGAGGGGTTTGACTAAGGCCAGCATAGTTGCCATCATTGTTGGAGATGTTGTGGGGATATGTGTGATTGGGCTGCTGTTCTCGTATTGTTACTCGAAGATATGTCGTTGTGGGAAGGGTAAGGATGAGAGTGGCTATGGTTTTGAGAAAGGGCGTAAAAGGTCAAAGGAATGCTTATGCTTTAGGAAGGATGAGTCAGAGACATTGTCTGAAAATGTAGAGCATTGTGATCTAGTGCCTCTCGATGAACATGTGGCGTTTGATCTTGATGAGCTCTTGAAGGCTTCTGCCTTCGTGCTGGGAAAGAGTGGCATAGGAATCGTGTACAAAGTTGTGCTCGAAGATGGAGTGATCTTGGCTGTGAGAAGATTGGGCGAGGGAGGTTCGCAAAGGTTTAAGGAGTTTCAGACAGAGGTGGAAGCCATTGGGAAGCTCAGACATCCTAATGTAGTAACTCTTAGAGCTTATTATTGGTCTGTGGATGAGAAGCTGCTGATATACGACTTCGTACCAAATGGAAATCTTGCTGCTGCTATCCATGGTTTGTCTAAAAAACATCTCTCTAAATATGTTTTCTTGTTGAGTATGATCACTGATTCTAGTCTCTTGTGCGTTTTGTTAGTCATAATTTGGACTGCTTTGCGTTTGTAATCTTGCAGGAAAGCCCGGTTTGGTAGCATTCACGCCTCTTTCATGGTGTGTGAGATTGAAGATCATGAAAGGAGTTGCAAAGGGCCTAGTTTACTTGCATGAGTGCAGTCCGAAGAAATATGTCCATGGTGATCTCAAGCCATCGAACGTGTTACTTGGGCATGAAATGGAGCCAAAAATCTCAGATTTTGGGCTAGGCCGG from Salvia splendens isolate huo1 chromosome 9, SspV2, whole genome shotgun sequence includes:
- the LOC121747426 gene encoding reticulon-like protein B9, giving the protein MPIYSSDSDDAQSPSIPRRLFGREKPLHSLFGGGRAADILLWREKNLSAAILIGSTVIWSLFEVGEYNFITLLCYIFMTTMLILFIWSSGAGIIEWNPPRPITIPESTFRWLFAEINRFLYKFYYISCGQDLKTFFVTIAILWIISGIGNYFSSLNLLYLGFVCVMTLPALYERYQDEVDYLAGRGSRDVKKMYRKIDRRFLNKIPRGPVKDKKKY
- the LOC121746903 gene encoding receptor protein kinase-like protein ZAR1; the encoded protein is MLAFLAFLLFNLLNFGVVSSVNEEGVALLSFKNSITLDPEGTLSNWNTSDETPCSWNGITCNEQRVVSLSIPKKKLSGFLSSSLGSLSELRHVNLRSNRLFGGLPSDLFKAEGLQSLVLYGNSFSGVLPFEVGNLDYLITLDLSENFFNGSLPSSLVKCKRLRNLGLRQNNFIGSLPSEFGKNLVLLEKLDLSHNSFSGSIPGDLGYLSNLQGTVDLSYNKFNGSIPASLGNLPEKVYIDLTYNNLRGPIPQNGALVNRGPTAFIGNPGLCGPPLKNLCSSDSEANPPSSFPNLPSNYPPGKNGGGGRGLTKASIVAIIVGDVVGICVIGLLFSYCYSKICRCGKGKDESGYGFEKGRKRSKECLCFRKDESETLSENVEHCDLVPLDEHVAFDLDELLKASAFVLGKSGIGIVYKVVLEDGVILAVRRLGEGGSQRFKEFQTEVEAIGKLRHPNVVTLRAYYWSVDEKLLIYDFVPNGNLAAAIHGKPGLVAFTPLSWCVRLKIMKGVAKGLVYLHECSPKKYVHGDLKPSNVLLGHEMEPKISDFGLGRLANIAGGSPTLQSNRMVYEKPQRGQQSSSASDVATFASKASFGSYYQAPEVMKAVKPSQKWDIYSYGMILLEMITGKTPLIQVGMSEMDLVHWMQLCIEEKRPVSDVLDPNLAQDADKEEEMIAVLKIAMACASSSPEKRPSMRHVLDALERLPAPSEC